In Planctomycetia bacterium, the DNA window ACGGTCGAGCTGTTTAATCAACAAGCTCCCGAAGTCGCTAAGGCGCAAGACACCGTTCGGGCGAACCTCGCCGCGATCGAAAGACAGCTGGAAGCGTCGACCGCTGATTTGCCGGAAGATCGCGATGCCGCGGCGCTCGCCGAGCGCATTCAAGATCTCGAGCGGACGAAGGCCGCCTTAGCGGAGGCCCGCGCCGAGATGGCTCCGCACGTCGCTCCGACGGCGAAGACCTCGTCGCCGGAAACCAAAGCCGCGCTCGAAAAGACGGCCGTGAACCTCGCAAAAGCGAGCGAGGATCGCGACTTGCCGAAAATGGTCGAAGCCCGGCTCCGCGAAGCGGTCCGAACGGCGCGCGACGCGAAGAAGTCGCTCGACGACCCGATGCCGAGCGAATCGCAAAAGAAGGCCGATGTCGCGAAAGCGGACGCTGCGATCGAAACGGCGCAAGCGGAAGTCGAAGCCGCGCTGGCCGACGTCAAACGGGCTCAGCCCGCGCTCGCCGCCGGTGAGCTTTCGCGCGCAGCAGAAGTGCTCGACCGCGCCGCCGCCGCCGAACGGGAAACGGCCCGCGCGGCCGTCGCCGAATCGAAGAAGGCGAAGCCCGACGAAGAAACGGTGCTTAAGCTCGCCACCGAGCAATCGCTGATCAAGGCCGTGACCGCGGACGTCGCCAAGGCGACCGAAGGGATGAACCCCGAAGCCGCCAAGGCCTTGGCGGAGGCGCAGGACTCGGCCGATAAGGCGGAGAAAAATCTTCAAGCCGCCCTCTCGCCGGAAGCGCGGGCACAAGCCGAAGCGAGAGCGAGCAAGCTAGCCGAGTCGAAGCCGGAAGAGACCAACCCCGACGAGGCTAGACCAGGCGAGAACAAACCAGGCGAGAACAAACCAGGCGAGAACAAACCAGGCGAGAACAAACCAGGCGAGAACAAACCAGGCGAGAACAAACCGGGTGAGAACAAACCGGGTGAGAACAAACCGGGTGAGAACAAACCGGGTGAGACCGCAATGGCGGCAGCCAACAAGCCCGGCGAAGCTAAACCAGGTGAGAACAAACCAGGTGAGAACAAACCAGGTGAGGCTGCGATGGCAGCTGACAAACCGGCTGAGTCTGCGTCTGGCGAGCCGAAAGCACCGAACGAAGCACTGAAGGCCGCTGCCGAGCAAGCCGAGGATGCGGCGAAAAAGCTGACGGCCGCCGCGGCGACGCTTCGTCGTCAGGCTGCTGAGGAAGCGATGAAGCTGGTGCGCGAATCCGATAAGCAATTGGCCGACATCCGTCCGACCGCGCAAGCCGTCGAGCAGGCTGCCGCCGCGCCGAAACCCGAGAATGCCGAAGCTCAAGCGGCGTTGGCGGAGACGAAGAAAGTGCTCGCCAAAGCCGCGGCCGAACAGATGCGCGCCGCGGGCAAGCCCGAGGCGGCGGCGAGTCGCGAGTTGTCGGATAAGATCGAGCAAGCCGCGGCGATGCAGCGCAATGCGGACGCCGCAGCGGAAGAAGGTGCCGAAGGGGAAGGGGATGCGCCGCTCGCCGCCGTGACGGCCCAACAGCAAGCAGCCGACGAAGTCGAGAAGCTCACGGCTGCCGCAGCCGGACGTCCGGAAGCGAAAGCGGCCGAAGCTCAGCGTCGGCCCGATCCGCTCGGCGAGCAGCTTCGCGCGGCGCAACAAAGCGCGCAGCAAGCCGCGAAGCAAACGCTCGAAGGGAAAGAAACGGCCGCGGCTCAGTCGCGCGCCGAAGCGGCTCAAGCCTTAACGAAAGCCGCCGAGATCGCCAAGGCGGAAGAAAAGAAAGCCGCAGAACAGCCGGCCGGCAAGCCCGACGCCCAGGCCCAAGAACGAGTCACCGCGGCGCTGGCCGAAGCGAAGAAGACCGGCCTGCCGCAAGCACCGTCGGTCGGCGAGTCGCTGGAGAAGGCCGAGAACCAATCGATGGCCGCCGCGCAATCGGCCCCGCAAGCCGGTAAGCAAGCGGAAACGGCCAAGGCCCAAGAAGCCGCGGCGAAGAACATCGAGACGGCGCAGCAAGCCGTCGCCGAAGCGCAAACGAAGCTCGCTGCGGCCGTAGCGCAGAAGATGCAGCAACAAGCGGCAGCCGCCGAGAAGCTGGCGAACCAAGCCGCGAAGCTCGACCCGAGCGCAACGGAAGCCTTGCGAGAAGCGCAAGCCGCGGCCGCCGGTGCCGCAGCGGAAGCGAACCCCACTCCGGAAATGGCCGCGGCCGACGAACGCCGAACCGGCCAAGCTCTGCAACGCGCGGCCGCCGATCTCGCCGCGCGCGAACAGGTCGTCAAGCGCGATCAAGCTCTCGCGCAGGCGCTCCTCTCGTCGCTCGCCGAACAGCAGCAAGCCGCGCAGGACATCGCTGCCAATCGGACGGCGCTCGCGCAAGCCACGCCGCCGCCGGCTCCTCCGGCCGCCGCTCCTGAAGGACCGCCGAACGGCGAGCCGCAAGAAGCTCCGCCTGCAAGCGGAGCGCCGCAAACTCCTCAAGCACAGCCCCCTCAAGCGCAGGCGGCGCAACCGGCGGCTCCTCGGCCGCAAGCCCCGCCGTCGCCTGCCGCGGCCGATGCCGCACGTAAGTTGAACACCGCGATGCAGTCGTTCGCGCAGGCCGCGCAAGTGACGGGCCAAGCGGCGCAAGAAGTCGCCGGTCAAACGCAAACCGCCAATGCCGCACTCGCGCAGGCCCTGGAGAAGGCCTCGGAACTGACGCCGCCGGCGCTCCCGGAAGCGATCGGCGAACCGGCGATGCCGGCTAGCGGTGAACCTGCCGTGGCGGCCGCTCCCGCACCGGCATCGCCTGCCGCCCCCGAAGCGGCCCCGCCGGCGGACTCGCAACCTACTGCTCCGCCGACGGCCGCGGCGCAACCAGCGGGTGCGCAGCCGGACGCTTCGCAAACTGCCGCAGAGGCTACTCCTTCCGCGCCGAAATCAGCGGCTTCGTCGACTCCCGCCGCGCAGATTCCGCAAGCCGGCGCGCCGCAATCGGCTCCGCCCACGGCGATGGGCCGCAGTCTCGCGCCGCAATCGCCCGAAGAGACGGCCCGCATGATGGCCGGTCCGCAAGCGCTCGAGCAGATGGCGCAAGTCGAACAAGCGGCCGGCGCGCCGAAGTCGGCAACTTCGCCGAGCAGCACTCCACCGAGCGCTTCGCAACAAGCGCAGGAAGGGCAACAGAGCACTGCGAGCAAGCAGTCGCAACAGAAAAGCGAGCCGGCTTCGCGCACGACGAAAGCCCAAGAATCATCCCTGGCCTCGGTGCAAAACTCCGGCCGTTCGGAGAACGACGCCGCGCTGAAGGGAGACCTTAAGAAGAACGACGAACCTTGGACGACGAAGCTCCCCGCCGAACTACGCCAAGCCATCCGAGCCGAAGCCCAGCGCCCGGCCCCGCGCGGCTACGAAGAACGTCTGAGAAACTATTTTAAGAACATCGACTAACGAACGAGCGTGCCGCTCGTTTCTTGTTTCGTATTTTGATTTTTCACTTTCGACTTTCATCCTGAGGATCGCTTCCGTGACCGCTGAGACTTCGCCTGCTATTTCCGCCGATGATGTCGCCGCCGTGGCCCGTTGCGAGCAGGTCTACAACCGCCTGCGCGATGAACTTGCGAAGACGATCATCGGGCAAGACGAAGTGATCGAGCAGGTGCTCGTCGCCATGTTCGCCGGCGGTCATGCTTTGCTCGAAGGCGTGCCGGGGCTCGCGAAGACGTTGCTCATCAACTCGCTCTCGAAGGCGCTCCATCTTTCGTTCAAGCGCATCCAGTTCACGCCCGACCTCATGCCGAGCGACGTGACCGGCACCGAAGTGATTCAAGAGAATCTCGAAACGCGGGCTCGGGAGTATAAATTTCTCCACGGGCCGCTCTTCGCCAACATGATCTTGGCGGACGAAATCAATCGTACGCCCCCGAAGACGCAAGCCGCGATGCTCGAAGCGATGCAAGAGCGGCAAGTGAGCGCGGGAGGCAAAGTTTACATGCTGCCGGCTCCCTTCTTCGTCCTTGCGACGCAGAATCCGCTGGAGCAAGAAGGAACCTATCCGCTTCCCGAAGCGCAGCTCGATCGGTTCTTGCTTTATGTTCGGATGGGCTACCCGACGCCTGCGGCCGAATGGGAGATCGCGCGCCGCGTGACGAGCGGCAAGCTCGGCGGCATCCAATCGGTCATCTCGGCCGAAGAGATCGTCGAGTATCAACAGCTCGTGATGCGCGTTCCGGTGAGCGATCAGGTGCTCGGCTACGCTTGGGCCCTGGTGCGAGCCTCGCGGCCGAACACGCCGGAAGCTCCCGACTTCGTGAATCGGTGGATGAGTTGGGGGGCCGGCCCGCGCGGCGTGCTTACGCTCATCTCCTGCGCCAAAGCTCGGGCCGTGCTCTACGGCCGGATGCACGCCTCGATCGGCGACGTGCAAGCCGTGGTGAAACCTGCGCTCCGGCATCGCCTCGCCGCCAACTTCGCGGCCCAAGCCGCAGGGAAGGGGAGCGAAGAATTGCTCGACATGCTTCTCAAGGTGGTGCCGGCCGATAAGAAGTACGAGAAGCCGGCAGCGTAGGAAAACTAGAAATCAGAATGAGAAACCAGAAGAGGGATGCCGAGTTCGGTGTCTTATTTCTGGTTTCTCCCTTCTAGTTTCTGATTTTCTAAAAGCTGATCTCGCGCAGCTGGCTCTTTACCGGGAGCACGAAGATCTTGCCGTCTCCCATGCGTCCCGTGCGGGCCGCATCGACGACTTTGCGCAAGATCTCTTCGCAGCGAGCGTCGTCGACCCAGAGATCGATCTCGACCTTCGGTAGAAACGCGAGCGAGTATTCGCTGCCGGCGTATTGATCGAGATAGTTCTTCTGCCGGCCGAATCCCTTCACCTCGCGCACGCTGATGGCTTCGAGCGGGGCCCGCTTGAGGCTTTCGAGCACCTTCTCGGCGAGATACGGTTTCACGACGGCGACGATCTGTTTCATAGCTGCGTTCTATTCGCGGCACGCGAGATCGATCGAGTCGGACAAGTCGTGTGGGGTTAGCTGAAGAAGTTCTCGCCGGTCAGGTTCATCGGCGGCTTCGTCTCGACCGACATATCTCCTTGCACCGTCGTGCGGCAGGCGAGCCGCATCGTGTCTTCGTTGCCGATATAGGCGAACAGCGCCGGGCCGAGCGGGTTGTATTTGAACGTCACCTTTTCGACCATACCCATCGCGCCGGCGTTTTCCATTCCCTTCACGATCTTCACGCGGCAGGTGCCGCAGTGGCCGAAGCCGTGGCAGTTGAAGACTTCGTTCAGGCCTGCGCCGAAGCCGTTGAGGCCGCCGTAGAGCTTCACGCCGGCCTTCATCGCTTCGTTGCGAAGGTTGGCGCCGACCGGAACTTCGATCTGTTTCTTCTCGTTGACGAAATTGACGATCAGCATAAGCGCTCCGCGACGACTCCGGAAAAAGGGTTTCTTCGCGAGACTGCCGCGAGCGACATCCGCGAGGAAAAACTAAAGTTTCCGCGGCCTCATGGGCACCGTCGCGGAAACCGAATATCTTAATGAATCTAATCTACCGCACGGGTTTTGAAAACCTCTAACGGGGATGCCTTCAAGTCTTGAAACCGCTATTTTCGTAGAGACTTACGCCGCAGACTCCCGTTTGCCGATCGACCGCCGCCGGGCTGCTCGCCGGCGCGCGGCGGAAATCGCCCGACCTCGAACACGGATGTTTCAGAAAGGAAACCGCCTCATGGCCGAACGTAGTAAGTATCAAGAAAATATCATCAAGAATTATTACAAAAATGCAGGGGCGATTTCTCTGCAGCGGTTGAGCGAACTGGTCACGGACCTGTATCTGGCGGAGGGAAAGGCCCGCGCCGGCGTTTGGAAGAAAATTCAAGCGACGCTCGAAAAGCTGAAAGTCCCGGCGTCGCGCATCGAGCATGTGATGAAGGCCGACAACCCGACCTTGCTGGCGAAGTTGCTGGAAGAATTGCTGGCGAAAGACGA includes these proteins:
- a CDS encoding MoxR family ATPase, with the translated sequence MTAETSPAISADDVAAVARCEQVYNRLRDELAKTIIGQDEVIEQVLVAMFAGGHALLEGVPGLAKTLLINSLSKALHLSFKRIQFTPDLMPSDVTGTEVIQENLETRAREYKFLHGPLFANMILADEINRTPPKTQAAMLEAMQERQVSAGGKVYMLPAPFFVLATQNPLEQEGTYPLPEAQLDRFLLYVRMGYPTPAAEWEIARRVTSGKLGGIQSVISAEEIVEYQQLVMRVPVSDQVLGYAWALVRASRPNTPEAPDFVNRWMSWGAGPRGVLTLISCAKARAVLYGRMHASIGDVQAVVKPALRHRLAANFAAQAAGKGSEELLDMLLKVVPADKKYEKPAA
- a CDS encoding P-II family nitrogen regulator; this encodes MKQIVAVVKPYLAEKVLESLKRAPLEAISVREVKGFGRQKNYLDQYAGSEYSLAFLPKVEIDLWVDDARCEEILRKVVDAARTGRMGDGKIFVLPVKSQLREISF
- a CDS encoding (2Fe-2S)-binding protein — encoded protein: MLIVNFVNEKKQIEVPVGANLRNEAMKAGVKLYGGLNGFGAGLNEVFNCHGFGHCGTCRVKIVKGMENAGAMGMVEKVTFKYNPLGPALFAYIGNEDTMRLACRTTVQGDMSVETKPPMNLTGENFFS